From a region of the Salvelinus alpinus chromosome 2, SLU_Salpinus.1, whole genome shotgun sequence genome:
- the LOC139550120 gene encoding uncharacterized protein, whose product MNGPKRTWQQVKIKYKNILQNAVKKNTHRQGTGGGSPKADLTPAEDMALELNKGRPVLEGIPGGKETSIGSSQDATRFIQVSGSTVFLLEPPAQAPDDADPGEGPSAAATAHDGDDDEEETISLDSRRHEDPDAIQWENQPGNIVRINKRTPHPAKFQLR is encoded by the exons atgaacgggccaaaacggacatggcagcaggtcaaaatcaaatacaagaacattctgcagaatg cagtgaaaaagaatacccacagacaaggcacgggtggtgggtcaccaaaggctgaccttaccccagcagaggacatggccttggagctaaataaaggcaggcccgtcttagaggggatccctggggggaaagagacgagcatcggttcctcccaagatgccacccgcttcattcaag tgtctggcagcactgtgttcctgttagagccaccagcacaagcaccagacgatgctgatcca ggtgaaggccccagtgcagcagcaacagcacatgatggagacgatgatgaggaggagaccatctctctggattccagaaggcatgag gacccagatgctatacagtgggaaaaccagcctggcaacatagtgcgtattaataaaaggacaccacatcctgccaaattccagctgcgctaa
- the LOC139547988 gene encoding zinc finger protein ZFP2-like isoform X1, giving the protein MSALNCSLPAEEETVCWTEKEALIKEEEEEKDVTIQKQVEGEAVTGKEEEKDVTVKEEAFRVKEEEDVTVKDEEDSVFEVKAEEGEFTVSSEEEEEETGYLGPISQTQFKASSGSKDEVSHKMVLRNRAVVTTGEIRDYRGSSGEPQQHHDADKVEKSLSRSEHLKKHPQRSTGKITHCCSDCGKRLNSSVKLKIHQRIHTREKPYSCDQCGKSFSQSGDLTVHQRIHTGEKPFSCDQCGESFTTSSQLTVHQRKHTGEKPYSCGQCGESFTTSSKLTVHQRKHTGEKPYSCGQCGKSFSTSSQLTVHQRTHTGEKSYSCNQCGKSFSQFSSLTVHQRIHTGEKPFSCGQCGKSFSQSGDLTVHQRIHTGEKPFSCDQCGESFTTSSSLTVHQRKHTGEKPYSCGQCGESFTTSSKLTVHQRKHTGEKPYSCGQCGKSFSTSSQLTVHQRTHTGEKSYSCNQCGKSFSQFSSLTVHQRIHTGEKPFSCGQCGKSFNQSGDLTVHQRIHTGEKPFSCDQCGKSFSTNSYLTIHQRTHTGEKPYSCNQCGKSFSQSSSLTVLHRIHTGEKPFSCDQCGRSFSTSTYLNIHHRTKEHTNTP; this is encoded by the exons ATGAGTGCACTAAATTGCTCTCTTCCTGCTGAAGAAGAgacggtctgctggacggagaaagaagctctcatcaaagaggaggaggaagagaaggatgttacaatacaaaaacaagtagagggtgaggctgttacagggaaagaagaagagaaagacgttacagtgaaagaagaggcgttcagagtgaaagaggaggaggatgttacagtgaaagatGAGGAGGATTCAGTTTTTGAAGTGAAAGCAGAGGAGGGGGAGTTTACGGTCTcatcggaagaagaggaggaggaaactggatatctgggcccgatttcccaaacgcaatttaaggcatccagtggttctaaagatgaagttagccataagatggttttgagaaaccgggccgtggttaccactg GAGAgatacgggactatcgtggatcctctggggagcctcaacaacatcatgatgctgacaaggtagagaagagtctctccagatcagaacacctcaagaaacacccgcagagatccacagggaagataACTCACTGCtgttctgactgtgggaagagattaaACTCCTCAGTAAAACTTAAAATACATCAAAGAATTCACAcaagagagaaaccatatagctgtgatcaatgtgggaagagttttagtcaatctggagatctgacagtgcaccagagaatacacacaggagagaaaccgtttagctgtgatcaatgtggggagagttttactacatctagccagctgactgtacaccagagaaaacacacaggagagaaaccttatagctgtggtcaatgtggggagagttttactacatctagcaagctgactgtacaccagagaaaacacacaggagagaaaccttatagctgtggtcaatgtgggaagagtttttctactTCTAGCcagctgactgtacaccagagaacacacacaggagagaaatcttatagctgtaatcaatgtgggaagagttttagtcaattTAGctctctgacagtgcaccagagaatacacacaggagagaaaccatttagctgtggtcaatgtgggaagagttttagtcaatctggagatctgacagtgcaccagagaatacacacaggagagaaaccgtttagctgtgatcaatgtggggagagttttactacatctagctctctgactgtacaccagagaaaacacacaggagagaaaccttatagctgtggtcaatgtggggagagttttactacatctagcaagctgactgtacaccagagaaaacacacaggagagaaaccttatagctgtggtcaatgtgggaagagtttttctactTCTAGCcagctgactgtacaccagagaacacacacaggagagaaatcttatagctgtaatcaatgtgggaagagttttagtcaattTAGctctctgacagtgcaccagagaatacacacaggagagaaaccatttagctgtggtcaatgtgggaagagttttaatcaatctggagatctgacagtgcaccagagaatacacacaggagagaaaccgtttagctgtgatcaatgtgggaagagtttttctactaatagctatctaactatacaccagagaacacacacaggagagaaaccttatagctgtaatcaatgtgggaagagttttagtcaatctaGCTCTCTGACAGTGCTCcacagaatacacacaggagagaaaccatttagctgtgatcaatgtgggaggaGTTTTTCAACTTCTACCTATCTAAATATACACCATAGAACCAAGGAACACACAAACACCCCTTAG